One window of the Chryseotalea sp. WA131a genome contains the following:
- a CDS encoding putative toxin-antitoxin system toxin component, PIN family has protein sequence MDCNIVIRCFSSHSPYHLIYKSLIANKFNLAITSEIILEYEEILQQKYSVTAANSLVAVLLELPNVKFVYPYYNWNLIEVDKDDNKYCDCAIASQSSYLVTNDRHFDILKSIPFPAISVITIDEFSNLLLSNLKLV, from the coding sequence ATGGACTGTAACATTGTAATTAGATGCTTTTCATCACATTCCCCGTATCATCTTATTTACAAATCATTAATAGCTAACAAATTTAATCTAGCCATTACATCGGAGATTATACTGGAATACGAAGAAATTCTACAACAAAAGTATAGTGTAACGGCAGCAAATTCTCTTGTAGCTGTTTTGTTAGAATTACCCAACGTTAAGTTTGTTTACCCATACTACAACTGGAATTTAATAGAAGTAGACAAAGACGACAACAAATATTGTGATTGCGCCATTGCTAGTCAATCATCTTATCTCGTTACGAATGATAGGCATTTTGACATCTTAAAAAGTATTCCATTTCCTGCCATATCTGTAATTACCATTGATGAATTTTCTAATTTGCTTTTGTCAAACCTTAAGTTAGTGTAA
- a CDS encoding DUF547 domain-containing protein, which produces MKIILVAAFSFIAIFSFGQPKSPSHEIYDRLLKKNVTGDGKVNYKAFIKDSTELNNYLKLLQANPPDEKTWSKYEQMAYWMNAYNAFTIKLITKYYPVKSIKDIGSKVQIPFVNTPWDIKFIFIGKDKMDLNNIEHGKLRKQFEDPRVHMALVCASKSCPILLNEAYDANRLDDQLAKQTKAFLSDPFRNKISADKPQLSMIFKWYGMDFNKGDGSVRKFINTYSTIKIKPEAKISHIDYDWNLNE; this is translated from the coding sequence ATGAAAATCATACTCGTTGCTGCATTCTCTTTTATCGCCATTTTTTCTTTTGGCCAACCAAAATCTCCTTCGCACGAAATCTATGATCGATTACTAAAAAAGAATGTGACTGGGGATGGAAAGGTAAACTACAAAGCATTTATTAAAGATTCCACCGAGCTAAACAACTACCTGAAGCTACTTCAAGCAAACCCACCCGATGAAAAGACATGGTCGAAGTACGAACAAATGGCCTACTGGATGAATGCGTACAATGCCTTTACCATTAAGCTGATTACCAAATACTACCCTGTAAAAAGCATCAAGGATATTGGCAGCAAGGTTCAAATCCCTTTTGTAAATACTCCGTGGGATATCAAATTCATTTTTATCGGAAAAGATAAAATGGATTTGAACAATATTGAGCATGGTAAACTAAGAAAGCAATTTGAAGATCCACGTGTACACATGGCATTGGTATGCGCCAGCAAATCGTGCCCAATTTTATTGAATGAAGCCTACGATGCCAACCGCCTTGATGACCAATTGGCCAAACAGACCAAAGCCTTTCTCTCCGATCCGTTTCGAAACAAAATATCGGCAGATAAACCCCAGTTGAGCATGATATTCAAATGGTACGGCATGGATTTCAACAAAGGCGATGGCTCCGTTCGAAAATTCATCAATACGTATTCTACGATCAAAATCAAGCCTGAAGCTAAGATTTCGCATATCGATTATGATTGGAATTTGAACGAATAA
- a CDS encoding DUF3109 family protein — MIKVGEILVSDDIKEVEFVCHLEKCKGACCVEGDLGAPLEEDELQVMKDIQEQVKPYLTADGLKAIEAQGPYILDEDGDFSTPTIEGRECAYAHYNEQGILKCGIEQAYLDGKITYRKPISCHLYPIRITKNKKGFEAVNYHKWSICSAACSLGKSLQVPLYKFLKDPLIRKYGEGWYEELVVKIEKV; from the coding sequence ATGATTAAAGTAGGAGAGATACTCGTTTCAGACGATATCAAAGAGGTTGAGTTTGTCTGCCATTTAGAAAAATGCAAAGGTGCCTGTTGTGTAGAAGGCGATTTGGGCGCCCCACTGGAAGAAGATGAACTGCAAGTGATGAAGGACATTCAAGAACAAGTAAAGCCTTATCTCACAGCAGACGGATTGAAAGCCATTGAGGCTCAAGGCCCCTATATTTTAGATGAAGATGGCGATTTTTCTACGCCCACCATTGAAGGGCGAGAGTGTGCCTATGCACACTACAACGAACAAGGGATACTGAAGTGCGGCATTGAGCAAGCCTATTTAGATGGAAAGATCACTTACCGCAAACCTATTTCGTGCCATCTGTATCCCATCCGCATCACCAAAAACAAGAAAGGATTTGAAGCCGTGAATTATCATAAGTGGAGCATTTGTTCGGCAGCTTGCTCGTTAGGCAAATCGCTGCAAGTACCGCTGTATAAGTTTTTGAAAGACCCGTTGATTAGGAAGTATGGAGAGGGGTGGTATGAGGAGTTGGTGGTGAAGATTGAGAAAGTCTAG
- the rplI gene encoding 50S ribosomal protein L9, whose amino-acid sequence MEIILKQDVTGLGYKNDIVKVKPGYGRNYLIPNGVALIANESNKKVVAENVRQAAHKAAKVKLDAETLVAKIGELTIEIGTKAGESGKIFGAVTAVQVSDALKAKGFEVDRKKISFKEQPKQLGTYTAYLDLHKEVKHSITVNVVGE is encoded by the coding sequence ATGGAAATAATATTGAAACAAGACGTAACAGGACTCGGTTACAAGAATGACATCGTAAAAGTAAAGCCAGGGTATGGGAGAAATTACTTGATCCCCAATGGCGTGGCATTGATTGCCAATGAGTCGAATAAAAAAGTGGTAGCGGAAAACGTGCGCCAAGCTGCCCACAAAGCGGCTAAGGTGAAGTTAGATGCTGAAACCTTAGTGGCCAAGATTGGTGAACTTACCATCGAAATCGGAACGAAGGCTGGCGAAAGCGGCAAGATATTCGGTGCGGTTACAGCCGTGCAGGTATCCGATGCTTTAAAGGCAAAAGGTTTTGAGGTAGATCGTAAGAAAATCAGCTTCAAAGAGCAGCCTAAGCAATTAGGTACGTATACTGCCTATTTAGATTTACACAAAGAAGTAAAACATTCTATTACAGTGAATGTAGTGGGAGAGTAA
- a CDS encoding 30S ribosomal protein S6: MKHYETVFILNPVLSDDQAKDTVDKFVKVLTKAKANVINVEQWGLKKMAYEIQKKSTGFYNLIEFSTEDTSLIHALETEYRRDESIMRFITLALDKHSVLYNERRRKGEFNRNKKQAARKEAATT; the protein is encoded by the coding sequence ATGAAACATTACGAGACAGTATTCATTCTTAATCCCGTTTTGTCTGACGATCAGGCAAAGGATACTGTCGACAAGTTCGTGAAGGTGCTAACCAAGGCAAAGGCCAACGTTATCAATGTAGAACAATGGGGACTTAAGAAAATGGCTTACGAAATCCAGAAAAAGTCCACCGGTTTTTACAACCTCATCGAATTTTCGACAGAAGACACATCGCTCATCCACGCATTGGAGACCGAGTACAGACGCGATGAATCGATTATGCGATTTATCACTTTAGCACTTGACAAGCACTCGGTTTTATACAACGAGCGCAGACGCAAAGGAGAATTTAACAGAAACAAAAAGCAAGCAGCACGCAAGGAGGCGGCCACCACATGA
- a CDS encoding DUF4442 domain-containing protein, with protein MPPFLATAKKESFATWKFRTLMNWYPMYFGSGGKILFWAADHSEVHLRLRLNIWTYNYVGTIFGGSMFSASDPFYMLMLFKALGPRYVVWDKSASIRFRKPGKQTLYAKYVLAETDLQEIKASVKEKSEITKTFTIQWVDKDQVVHAEIERLCYIADKDHYQKKKGDSQEAKLEFVRRKQ; from the coding sequence ATGCCTCCATTTTTAGCCACTGCAAAGAAAGAATCATTCGCTACATGGAAGTTTCGCACGCTCATGAATTGGTATCCCATGTATTTCGGCTCGGGCGGAAAGATTTTGTTTTGGGCAGCAGACCATAGCGAAGTTCATTTGCGCCTGCGGTTAAATATATGGACCTACAACTATGTGGGCACCATCTTTGGGGGCAGCATGTTTTCGGCCTCCGATCCGTTTTATATGCTAATGTTGTTCAAAGCGTTAGGCCCTCGCTATGTAGTGTGGGACAAATCGGCAAGCATACGCTTTCGCAAACCAGGCAAGCAGACGTTGTATGCCAAGTACGTACTTGCAGAAACAGACTTGCAGGAGATAAAAGCATCCGTCAAAGAAAAATCAGAAATCACCAAAACATTTACGATTCAATGGGTGGACAAGGATCAAGTGGTTCACGCTGAAATTGAGCGCCTGTGTTATATTGCCGACAAAGATCATTATCAAAAGAAAAAGGGCGATAGCCAAGAGGCTAAACTGGAATTCGTTAGGAGAAAGCAATAA
- a CDS encoding chromosome segregation protein SMC, protein MSASPAPKKSSKSAITIVILLIIIVIQSVKIYLDYQEKVQVKQQLVTTEEDLAGTMQRLNDVKAELDQKITEIQKLGGDVEDLKKAKAEVEKELRRSNARSTKALTELKDRLEGYEELLKLKDQEIEKLKEVNKELFTENKTLKTKQNKLSDSIVSLEKNKKELASKVAIASQLKAENIIVKALNEKGKERDAPFKNRWFKKLKVEFNLADNKVAPIEGKKILIRVIDANSQVIFDVARGSGTFMLNNKEEFYTAAQEILFDNTKQKLTFFYEKGSDYAEGNYIVEIYAEGYKIGTVGFEVK, encoded by the coding sequence ATGTCAGCAAGTCCTGCCCCCAAAAAGTCTAGCAAGTCGGCCATTACCATTGTTATTTTGCTCATCATCATTGTGATCCAGAGCGTAAAAATTTATTTGGACTACCAAGAAAAGGTGCAAGTGAAGCAGCAACTGGTAACAACAGAAGAAGACCTAGCGGGCACGATGCAGCGGTTGAATGATGTAAAGGCCGAGCTTGATCAAAAAATTACGGAAATTCAAAAATTGGGTGGTGATGTGGAAGATTTAAAGAAGGCCAAAGCAGAAGTGGAAAAAGAATTGCGTAGAAGCAATGCCCGCAGTACCAAAGCACTCACTGAATTGAAAGACCGCTTGGAGGGATATGAAGAGTTACTGAAACTAAAAGACCAAGAAATAGAAAAGTTAAAAGAAGTAAACAAAGAATTGTTTACCGAAAACAAAACACTCAAAACCAAGCAAAATAAACTGAGCGACTCCATTGTATCGCTCGAAAAAAACAAAAAGGAATTGGCAAGCAAAGTAGCCATTGCTTCCCAGTTAAAGGCAGAAAACATTATTGTTAAAGCTCTCAACGAAAAAGGCAAAGAGCGTGATGCTCCATTTAAAAATCGGTGGTTCAAAAAACTTAAAGTGGAGTTTAACTTAGCGGATAACAAAGTAGCACCCATTGAAGGCAAAAAGATTTTGATCAGGGTGATAGATGCCAACAGTCAAGTAATTTTTGATGTGGCCCGAGGCAGTGGCACATTTATGCTCAACAACAAAGAAGAGTTTTATACTGCGGCACAAGAAATACTCTTCGATAACACCAAGCAGAAACTAACCTTCTTTTACGAAAAAGGAAGCGACTACGCAGAAGGAAACTACATCGTGGAAATATACGCGGAGGGATACAAAATTGGAACGGTTGGGTTTGAAGTCAAATAA
- a CDS encoding 30S ribosomal protein S18, which yields MNESVKRAENKPKYCRFKKNGIKYIDYKDPDFLLKFINEQGKILPRRLTGNSWKYQNKVAQAVKRARHMAILPYLADGLK from the coding sequence ATGAACGAATCCGTGAAGCGTGCGGAAAACAAACCAAAGTATTGCCGTTTTAAGAAAAACGGTATCAAGTACATCGATTACAAGGATCCTGATTTCTTGTTGAAGTTCATCAATGAGCAAGGAAAAATCCTTCCTCGCAGATTGACTGGCAATAGCTGGAAATATCAAAATAAAGTAGCGCAGGCCGTAAAGCGTGCTCGCCACATGGCCATTCTACCTTACCTAGCTGACGGATTGAAATAA
- a CDS encoding UvrD-helicase domain-containing protein produces the protein MDNYLQTLNEPQLEAVLNTDGPCMLIAGAGSGKTRVLTYRIAHLLQEHQVDPFNIMSLTFTNKAAKEMRDRIEKVVGAEARNLWMGTFHSVFARILRAEAHHIGYPNNFTIYDTDDSKSLIKSIVKEMGLDETQYKANTVYNRISSAKNKLISWQDYLANPMVMGDDAANMRPEIGNIYKAYALRCFKSGAMDFDDLLFNTDKLFKEHLEVLNKYQQRFRYVLVDEFQDTNLCQYFIIRKLAAVRQNICVVGDDAQSIYAFRGADISNILNFEKDYEDLRIIKLEQNYRSTQTIVEAANSVIAKNKAQLPKKVWTANEEGNLVELIKSVSDNEEGKLVASSIFEEKMQHQYKFSDFVVLYRTNSQSRSIEEALRRMNIKYKVVGGLSFYQRKEIKDLLAYLRFSLNQQDEASFRRIINLPKRGIGDSTIDKIIVAANDHAISIWEVVQNANSFLGGRASGPIDDFVNKIKRFGIEIQTKDAYEAAAEIAKSSGLLKELYEDKTAEGLSRYENVQELLNAIKEYVDDPEKEDKSLGAFLQEVSLITGQDENKDNDPDKVTLMTIHMAKGLEFKNVYIVGMEEDLFPSQMMLSSRAELEEERRLFYVAITRAQKKLFLSYALTRYRFGRLKNCEPSRFLDDIDKRYIKTSTKFGGMDSVAPNPNYAKSFVTGMKKTVSSQPVAKPTAYKPAADFVPSDTRGLVAGMKVEHPKFGFGTVVLLEEVGAERKAKIHFADFGEKTLLLSFAKLKIH, from the coding sequence ATGGACAATTACTTACAAACCCTCAACGAACCCCAACTCGAAGCCGTTCTCAATACCGATGGCCCCTGCATGCTGATTGCAGGAGCTGGTTCGGGTAAAACACGTGTGCTTACCTACCGCATTGCCCATCTACTACAAGAACATCAAGTTGATCCTTTCAACATCATGTCGCTTACGTTCACCAACAAGGCCGCCAAAGAAATGCGCGACCGTATTGAGAAAGTAGTGGGTGCGGAAGCGCGCAATCTTTGGATGGGTACTTTTCACTCGGTGTTTGCTAGAATCCTTCGCGCGGAAGCACACCACATTGGCTACCCAAACAATTTTACCATTTACGATACCGATGACTCGAAGTCGCTCATCAAATCGATTGTGAAGGAGATGGGGCTCGATGAAACCCAATACAAAGCCAATACGGTTTACAACCGAATTTCTTCCGCTAAAAACAAGCTCATTTCCTGGCAAGATTATTTGGCCAACCCGATGGTGATGGGCGATGATGCGGCCAACATGCGGCCAGAGATTGGAAACATTTACAAAGCGTATGCGCTTCGCTGCTTCAAGTCGGGCGCAATGGATTTTGATGATCTGCTTTTCAATACCGACAAACTTTTCAAGGAACATTTAGAGGTGCTGAACAAATACCAGCAACGCTTCCGCTATGTGTTGGTAGATGAGTTTCAGGATACCAACCTGTGCCAATATTTTATCATTCGCAAACTGGCAGCCGTTCGTCAAAACATTTGTGTAGTGGGCGATGATGCGCAAAGTATTTATGCTTTCCGCGGAGCAGACATCAGCAACATCTTGAACTTCGAAAAAGATTACGAAGACTTAAGAATTATTAAGCTCGAACAAAATTACCGATCTACACAAACCATTGTGGAAGCAGCGAATTCCGTTATTGCAAAAAACAAAGCGCAATTACCCAAAAAAGTTTGGACGGCAAACGAAGAAGGCAATTTGGTAGAGTTGATCAAGTCGGTTTCGGATAATGAAGAAGGTAAATTGGTTGCTTCTTCCATCTTTGAAGAAAAGATGCAGCACCAATACAAGTTCAGCGATTTTGTGGTGCTCTACAGAACTAACAGCCAGTCACGCTCCATTGAAGAGGCCTTGAGGCGCATGAACATCAAATACAAAGTGGTGGGTGGTCTCTCCTTCTATCAACGGAAGGAGATCAAAGACTTATTGGCCTATTTGCGGTTTTCACTCAATCAGCAAGACGAGGCTTCCTTTCGCAGAATTATCAACTTACCCAAGCGCGGTATTGGCGATTCCACCATCGATAAAATCATTGTGGCGGCCAATGACCACGCCATCTCCATCTGGGAAGTAGTTCAAAATGCCAATTCGTTTTTGGGTGGTCGCGCTTCGGGACCAATTGATGACTTCGTCAATAAAATCAAACGCTTTGGGATTGAAATCCAAACCAAAGATGCCTACGAGGCTGCGGCCGAAATAGCAAAGTCATCTGGCTTATTGAAAGAATTGTACGAAGACAAGACGGCCGAAGGATTGAGCCGATACGAAAACGTGCAAGAGTTGCTCAACGCGATAAAAGAATATGTGGACGATCCCGAAAAGGAAGACAAAAGTTTAGGGGCTTTCTTGCAAGAAGTTTCGCTGATTACCGGCCAAGACGAAAACAAAGACAACGATCCCGACAAGGTAACACTGATGACCATTCACATGGCCAAAGGATTGGAATTCAAAAATGTGTACATCGTGGGCATGGAGGAAGATTTGTTTCCTTCGCAAATGATGCTAAGCAGTCGAGCGGAATTGGAAGAAGAGCGAAGGCTGTTTTATGTAGCGATTACGCGAGCACAAAAAAAACTTTTTCTGTCTTACGCACTTACTCGTTATCGCTTCGGTCGATTGAAGAATTGCGAACCCAGCCGCTTCTTAGATGACATCGATAAGCGTTACATCAAAACCAGCACCAAGTTTGGGGGCATGGATTCGGTAGCACCCAACCCCAACTATGCCAAAAGTTTTGTCACAGGCATGAAAAAGACAGTGAGTTCCCAGCCTGTGGCAAAGCCTACCGCTTACAAACCAGCGGCCGACTTTGTTCCTAGTGATACTAGAGGATTGGTAGCAGGCATGAAAGTCGAGCATCCTAAATTTGGCTTTGGCACGGTGGTACTATTGGAAGAAGTAGGCGCTGAACGCAAAGCCAAAATACATTTTGCTGATTTTGGGGAGAAGACATTATTACTTAGCTTTGCTAAGTTGAAGATACACTGA
- a CDS encoding phospho-sugar mutase has protein sequence MDLLQQSKQKAERWLSSTVIDNHSKEEIKKLLGDSNTKHLIDSFYKDLEFGTGGLRGIMGVGANCINQYTIGSATQGLANYLKKSVTDNEIKVAIAYDSRNNSQYFAQVTANVFSANGITVYLFPELRPTPLLSFAIRYLKCHSGVVITASHNPKEYNGYKAYWNDGAQLVPPHDKNVIKEVEAITSFEQIKFVANTSKIKFVDASVENAYYQEVTQLIPQKESIQKQKNISLVYSSIHGAGITMVPECLKRMGFENVNVVEEQREPNGNFPTVQSPNPEEHSAMELALKKAQQLNAELVMATDPDTDRVGIGIKNDKREFFLLNGNQAFSLMMWFVLKNLSQKQNAYIAKTIVTTELVDDMAKQLGVECYNTLTGFKYIAELMRELDGKKKFIAAGEESYGYMVGDFVRDKDAVSACAFFAAMAAAAKDDGQTLYGWLLSMYVEFGFYKEGLINLVRKGAEGEQQIKDMMKKFREAPPTQLGGEKVVRLLDYKTREEKNLLTNEKHAISLPSSDVLQFYTADGTKISVRPSGTEPKIKFYVSVKSVLKSKSDFERVSNELGAKIKMIEKDLVA, from the coding sequence ATGGATTTATTACAACAATCAAAACAAAAAGCTGAACGGTGGCTTTCGAGCACCGTCATCGATAACCACTCAAAAGAAGAAATCAAAAAACTATTGGGCGATAGCAACACCAAACATCTCATCGACAGTTTTTATAAGGACTTAGAATTTGGTACGGGTGGTTTGCGCGGCATCATGGGTGTAGGTGCCAACTGCATCAATCAATATACCATCGGTTCTGCTACACAAGGCCTTGCTAATTATCTTAAGAAAAGCGTTACCGACAATGAAATAAAAGTGGCCATCGCATATGACAGCCGAAATAACAGCCAGTACTTTGCACAAGTTACCGCCAATGTGTTTTCTGCTAATGGAATTACTGTTTATCTTTTTCCAGAACTGCGCCCTACTCCCCTTCTATCATTTGCCATCCGTTATTTGAAATGCCACTCAGGGGTGGTGATTACGGCATCGCACAATCCAAAAGAATACAACGGATACAAAGCCTATTGGAACGATGGTGCACAATTAGTGCCTCCACACGATAAAAATGTTATCAAAGAAGTAGAGGCTATTACCTCTTTTGAGCAAATAAAATTTGTTGCCAACACCAGTAAAATAAAATTCGTAGATGCTTCCGTAGAGAATGCATACTACCAAGAAGTAACGCAACTCATCCCCCAGAAAGAGAGCATCCAAAAACAGAAAAATATTTCACTGGTGTATTCCAGTATTCACGGAGCGGGCATCACCATGGTACCCGAATGTTTGAAGCGAATGGGTTTTGAAAACGTGAATGTGGTGGAGGAGCAACGCGAACCCAACGGAAACTTCCCTACGGTGCAATCGCCCAACCCTGAAGAGCACTCGGCAATGGAGTTGGCATTGAAAAAAGCACAACAACTAAATGCTGAACTGGTAATGGCTACTGACCCTGATACAGACCGAGTGGGTATTGGAATCAAAAATGATAAGAGAGAATTTTTTCTGTTGAATGGAAACCAGGCCTTTAGCTTGATGATGTGGTTTGTATTGAAAAATCTTTCGCAAAAGCAAAATGCCTACATCGCTAAAACAATTGTAACCACTGAACTGGTGGATGATATGGCCAAGCAGTTAGGTGTTGAGTGTTACAATACCTTAACGGGATTCAAATACATCGCGGAGTTGATGCGAGAACTGGATGGCAAGAAAAAATTCATTGCCGCAGGCGAAGAAAGTTATGGTTATATGGTGGGCGATTTTGTGCGCGATAAAGATGCCGTGAGTGCTTGTGCATTTTTTGCAGCCATGGCGGCAGCCGCTAAAGACGATGGCCAAACATTATATGGTTGGTTGCTTTCCATGTATGTGGAATTTGGTTTCTACAAAGAAGGGTTGATTAACCTCGTTCGCAAAGGCGCGGAAGGTGAGCAACAAATCAAAGACATGATGAAGAAATTTAGAGAAGCACCTCCTACTCAACTAGGGGGAGAAAAAGTGGTGCGCCTACTCGATTATAAAACCCGTGAAGAAAAGAATTTGTTGACAAACGAAAAGCATGCTATTTCACTTCCCTCGTCAGATGTACTTCAATTCTACACAGCCGATGGAACCAAAATTTCGGTTCGACCGTCTGGTACAGAGCCGAAGATTAAATTCTATGTGAGCGTTAAGTCAGTATTAAAGTCAAAATCGGATTTTGAAAGAGTGAGCAACGAGTTGGGTGCAAAGATTAAGATGATAGAGAAAGACTTGGTCGCTTAG
- a CDS encoding uracil-DNA glycosylase, with the protein MDVKIDPSWKERLNNEFEKPYFVELTQFVKSEYARHTIYPKAKDVFACFDHCKFDEVKVVILGQDPYHGEGQANGLCFSVNDGVKPPPSLVNVFKEIKNDVGKPIPTSGNLMRWAGQGVLLLNATLTVRASSPGSHQNKGWETFTDAAIKILSDQKKNLVFVLWGAYAQKKGEVIDRNKHLVIVSPHPSPFSADRGFFGSKPFSKVNEYLKSKGLKEIEW; encoded by the coding sequence ATGGATGTAAAAATAGACCCCTCGTGGAAAGAAAGATTAAACAACGAGTTTGAGAAGCCTTACTTTGTTGAACTTACCCAGTTTGTAAAAAGCGAATATGCCCGTCATACCATTTACCCAAAGGCAAAGGATGTTTTTGCGTGCTTTGACCATTGCAAGTTTGACGAGGTGAAGGTGGTGATTCTTGGTCAAGATCCTTATCACGGAGAAGGTCAGGCAAATGGATTGTGTTTTTCGGTGAATGATGGAGTTAAGCCGCCACCCTCGTTGGTAAATGTTTTCAAAGAGATTAAGAATGACGTAGGCAAACCAATCCCAACTTCGGGTAACTTGATGCGATGGGCAGGTCAAGGTGTGTTATTACTGAATGCCACGCTTACGGTTCGTGCTTCTTCGCCTGGTTCGCACCAAAATAAAGGGTGGGAAACTTTTACCGATGCGGCAATAAAAATTTTATCAGATCAGAAAAAGAACTTGGTTTTTGTTTTGTGGGGGGCGTATGCCCAAAAGAAAGGGGAAGTGATTGACCGCAACAAGCATTTAGTGATCGTGTCGCCACACCCTTCACCTTTTTCTGCTGACCGAGGATTTTTCGGTAGCAAACCTTTTAGTAAAGTGAACGAGTATTTGAAGAGTAAGGGGTTGAAGGAGATTGAATGGTGA
- the apaG gene encoding Co2+/Mg2+ efflux protein ApaG, with amino-acid sequence MVAEITQGVKVIVETEYQPSYSSPSQHHYVFTYKITIINNSDFTIQLMRRHWFIHDAGFNMREVEGEGVVGLQPLLEPGESHQYVSGCNLKSGLGKMVGTYQMERIVDGHHFHVNIPEFVMVAPLRLN; translated from the coding sequence ATGGTAGCTGAAATTACCCAAGGCGTAAAAGTAATTGTGGAAACGGAGTATCAACCCTCCTACTCTAGTCCGAGCCAGCACCACTATGTCTTTACCTACAAAATTACCATCATCAACAATAGCGATTTTACCATTCAATTGATGCGAAGGCATTGGTTTATTCACGATGCAGGCTTCAACATGCGCGAAGTGGAAGGTGAAGGTGTGGTTGGATTACAACCGTTGTTGGAGCCGGGCGAATCGCACCAATATGTTTCTGGCTGCAATCTTAAATCCGGCCTTGGCAAAATGGTGGGCACCTACCAAATGGAACGTATTGTGGATGGGCATCACTTTCATGTTAACATACCTGAGTTTGTGATGGTTGCTCCGCTCCGGTTGAATTGA
- a CDS encoding class I SAM-dependent methyltransferase, which yields MNFFPVKSFLRHWLLKVDEHSIHSPFFYDFYLKVIKGVSPHQKFEEFEQVRTKLLSNNAILSVNDLGARSSHFTTAQRTIAQVASTSLSPASLCQLIARLMDYMGSQKVIELGTSMGILSLYMASNENVHLTTFEGNPDMVKIALTNFEYFDKKNIDLVEGAIDDTLPAFLQLPTKIDLVIMDANHRYQPTLRYFEWLIKRMADKGVMIIDDIYHSAEMGKAWKELKAHQTVYGSMDLFRCGILFFDPALNKQHFVCSYS from the coding sequence GTGAATTTCTTTCCCGTAAAATCATTTTTGCGTCATTGGCTTTTAAAAGTAGATGAACACTCCATTCACTCTCCATTTTTTTATGATTTTTATTTGAAAGTAATTAAAGGTGTTAGCCCCCATCAAAAGTTTGAAGAATTTGAACAAGTACGAACTAAATTACTTTCCAACAATGCAATCTTATCGGTAAATGATTTAGGTGCACGTTCAAGTCATTTCACAACCGCCCAGCGAACCATTGCGCAAGTGGCCAGCACTAGTTTGAGTCCTGCTTCGCTCTGCCAATTAATTGCTCGATTAATGGATTACATGGGCAGTCAAAAAGTAATTGAGTTGGGTACTTCCATGGGAATCCTTTCGTTATACATGGCCAGCAATGAGAATGTGCACCTGACCACCTTTGAAGGCAATCCCGATATGGTAAAAATTGCCCTAACGAATTTTGAATATTTTGATAAAAAAAATATCGATTTAGTGGAGGGTGCTATTGACGACACTCTACCCGCATTTTTACAATTGCCTACCAAAATTGATTTGGTGATTATGGATGCCAATCATCGATACCAACCCACCCTCCGTTATTTTGAATGGTTGATCAAACGCATGGCTGATAAAGGTGTAATGATTATCGATGACATCTACCATTCAGCCGAAATGGGCAAGGCATGGAAAGAGCTGAAAGCACACCAAACGGTATATGGCAGCATGGATCTATTTCGTTGTGGCATTCTTTTCTTTGATCCTGCCTTGAATAAACAGCACTTTGTTTGCTCTTATTCCTGA